One window of Sphingobacteriales bacterium genomic DNA carries:
- a CDS encoding T9SS type A sorting domain-containing protein, translating into MEPATITDLRIKPNFIGTSDFSDTAQIRHYYDLLEAEPDTDPYLIDFFKILEEIIADGRNLHELQIAETEALEDIARGTSPAAVYAQSLLAMPTLSTYIRQTQPIQISGKKPFNTSIVRNGSWLYPNPATKTFTVHTTLPWQSLILYNLYGQTVVAYHPSELPHLLLPDNISNGLYLAKLTFTEGTIQTVKLLVSK; encoded by the coding sequence ATGGAACCTGCAACCATAACCGACCTCCGTATCAAACCTAATTTTATAGGCACTTCCGACTTTTCCGACACCGCCCAAATACGACACTACTATGATCTGTTGGAAGCCGAACCCGATACCGACCCCTATCTCATTGACTTTTTTAAAATTCTGGAAGAGATCATAGCAGACGGGCGGAATCTCCATGAACTTCAAATCGCCGAAACCGAAGCCCTTGAAGATATAGCACGAGGCACCTCGCCCGCCGCTGTTTATGCACAGTCGCTGTTGGCTATGCCTACTCTTAGTACGTATATACGCCAGACTCAACCTATTCAAATCAGCGGAAAAAAACCGTTCAATACTTCCATAGTCCGAAATGGTTCATGGTTATACCCCAACCCCGCCACCAAAACCTTCACAGTCCACACAACTCTGCCTTGGCAAAGCCTTATCCTCTACAACCTGTACGGGCAAACAGTGGTCGCTTACCACCCAAGTGAATTACCCCACTTGTTACTGCCCGATAACATTAGTAACGGGCTGTACTTAGCAAAACTTACTTTTACTGAAGGAACTATCCAAACCGTTAAATTGCTCGTTTCTAAATAA
- a CDS encoding T9SS type A sorting domain-containing protein gives MKLIIFAAIMFCLFFRIAAQNDCTQGVLYDHIGTNDEFTSMASLDNGEYLFGGSVTTVGIVPVRKKMYFARADVCGGSVWTAAYGQNNESFAVTKIHYQSGSNFFVAAVQYYHDDSGLYSFGLVKLNLSGDTLWVRKYPAGPNNATPQDVIQTTDGGFALVGYTRNLVDNYNKIWFIKTDNEGNMEWDNHFNTNSINEKAKQVIQFPDGGYLLMGQQTDIETEYILLMRTDSQGIPVWERTYGNGYSSLGNHIIPLADGYLIAGEQSDIEFWWMSKGVYLLRIDTEGNILWERTIIDWFFSCSIERVMQLSDEIFICMGNMKLDEGEYDGWLVKINGEGEITWGRTYSHQNTINAVEYFQDFQPTPNGGFLMCGYAFIPPYPATLDAWILRIDSLGNPCPPDNGCWVVGLPPAPVTPLPPKGGNTILTYPNPAKEEVNITFPSLENGKFEWVLYHYTGKQIYVFSAKAGETFQIRTDTFESGMYFYKALLNGTAYAQGKFVIVK, from the coding sequence ATGAAACTTATAATTTTTGCTGCCATAATGTTTTGCCTATTCTTTAGGATTGCTGCCCAAAACGACTGCACGCAGGGTGTTTTGTACGACCATATAGGAACGAATGATGAGTTCACCTCAATGGCATCTCTCGATAACGGCGAATATTTATTCGGAGGGAGCGTAACTACAGTCGGCATCGTTCCCGTCAGGAAAAAAATGTATTTTGCCCGAGCGGATGTTTGTGGCGGCAGCGTATGGACTGCGGCTTACGGTCAGAACAACGAGTCATTTGCCGTAACCAAAATACATTACCAATCGGGAAGCAATTTTTTTGTAGCGGCTGTTCAGTACTATCATGACGATTCGGGGCTGTATTCTTTCGGACTTGTCAAGTTAAATTTGTCGGGCGATACTTTATGGGTGCGCAAATATCCTGCGGGTCCTAATAATGCAACGCCTCAAGACGTAATCCAAACAACTGATGGAGGCTTTGCCTTAGTGGGTTATACTCGAAACCTGGTGGACAATTATAACAAGATTTGGTTTATAAAAACCGATAACGAAGGTAATATGGAGTGGGATAATCATTTCAACACAAACAGTATCAACGAAAAAGCAAAACAGGTTATTCAATTCCCGGATGGCGGATACCTGCTTATGGGTCAACAAACCGATATAGAAACTGAGTACATATTGCTTATGCGCACCGATTCACAGGGCATACCGGTTTGGGAGCGCACTTATGGCAACGGCTATTCTTCACTTGGCAACCATATTATACCCTTAGCAGACGGGTATTTGATAGCGGGCGAACAATCGGATATTGAATTTTGGTGGATGAGCAAAGGCGTTTACTTACTCAGAATAGATACGGAAGGTAACATTCTATGGGAACGTACTATCATAGACTGGTTTTTTTCCTGTAGTATTGAGCGGGTGATGCAACTATCAGACGAGATTTTTATTTGTATGGGTAACATGAAATTGGACGAAGGAGAATATGATGGATGGCTGGTTAAAATCAATGGCGAAGGCGAAATAACGTGGGGAAGAACCTATTCCCACCAAAATACCATTAATGCCGTAGAGTATTTTCAGGATTTTCAACCTACTCCCAATGGCGGTTTTTTGATGTGCGGTTATGCCTTCATACCACCTTATCCCGCCACCCTAGATGCCTGGATACTACGTATTGATAGCCTCGGTAATCCCTGTCCTCCCGACAATGGTTGTTGGGTGGTGGGTTTGCCACCTGCCCCCGTAACCCCCTTACCTCCTAAAGGGGGAAATACCATCCTCACCTATCCCAACCCCGCAAAGGAGGAAGTGAATATAACTTTTCCATCGCTTGAAAACGGAAAGTTTGAATGGGTGTTGTATCACTACACGGGCAAACAGATATATGTTTTTTCTGCCAAAGCCGGTGAAACCTTTCAGATACGTACCGACACCTTTGAGTCCGGCATGTATTTTTACAAGGCACTGCTCAATGGCACTGCTTATGCGCAAGGTAAGTTTGTTATAGTTAAATAA
- a CDS encoding PKD domain-containing protein: MRRIIPILFAIFFTFAAQAQGKHFNKTYWWGRTHDGRRSIENVDKSIIVCGNYTNIQGGNVHGYLLKISETGDSIWHKTYPYLGEQTYFSHLISIEGGYALTGVIHATSNEFSYRGFLLKTDENGNPLQFTYTGEPADTMPSYIWDMVRTPDGGYLMAGHKINEWIFPYYRKFYLVKLNANLQTEWEQVYDNYTYSNIFSGIAPISNGGGYLLWGSANIFLAGSQTSDLLLAKVDVNGFMEWDSIYILEPPIHGAGVLTPLSDGNFIAIAASGEGGDTQRIIKFSPDGVILWQTTYFSYGCGISAAIELSNGELVFTNCYYPPDDFRTDMGIFKLTPTGNLRWWRRYGNPGFHDYGYGIDVTQDGGFVVAGRQDTSGSAKVWVVRTNCMGLVTPMPQASFSWQADAINPFSLQFTNLSHFVYADSIDGGKYIWDWGDGSPPVTFPSESFQEVFHNYPAPGNYTVTLTAIVCQDTSIVQATIETLSGAGGTVGLPPDPLKGEKSLQVYPNPTQNTLTFQRASKEAV; this comes from the coding sequence TTGCGGCGAATCATTCCGATTCTGTTCGCCATTTTTTTTACTTTTGCTGCACAGGCACAGGGAAAACATTTCAATAAAACGTATTGGTGGGGCAGAACACATGATGGCAGAAGGTCTATTGAAAATGTTGACAAAAGCATTATAGTGTGTGGAAATTACACAAATATTCAAGGAGGAAATGTACATGGTTACTTGCTAAAGATAAGTGAAACAGGTGATAGTATTTGGCATAAAACCTATCCGTATTTAGGGGAGCAGACCTACTTTAGTCATTTAATATCTATTGAAGGCGGATATGCACTTACTGGGGTAATTCATGCTACTTCAAATGAATTTTCCTACCGTGGTTTTTTGTTAAAAACAGACGAAAACGGCAACCCGCTTCAATTTACTTATACCGGCGAGCCTGCCGATACTATGCCCTCCTACATCTGGGATATGGTACGCACACCGGATGGCGGTTATCTGATGGCAGGGCATAAAATAAACGAATGGATATTTCCGTATTACAGGAAATTTTACCTTGTAAAACTAAACGCTAACCTCCAAACAGAATGGGAACAGGTGTATGACAATTACACTTACAGTAACATATTTAGCGGCATTGCACCCATTTCCAACGGTGGAGGGTATTTGCTTTGGGGGTCAGCAAATATATTTTTAGCCGGCAGTCAAACAAGCGATTTATTACTGGCGAAAGTAGATGTAAACGGATTTATGGAGTGGGACTCAATATATATTCTTGAGCCACCCATACATGGTGCCGGTGTCTTAACTCCCTTATCTGACGGCAATTTTATAGCCATAGCGGCATCGGGCGAAGGCGGAGATACACAACGCATCATCAAATTTTCGCCCGATGGCGTTATTTTGTGGCAAACAACCTATTTCAGCTATGGCTGCGGTATCAGTGCAGCAATAGAGTTGTCTAACGGCGAGTTGGTATTTACTAACTGTTATTATCCACCGGATGATTTTCGAACAGATATGGGCATATTTAAGCTGACCCCTACCGGCAACTTACGTTGGTGGCGACGCTATGGTAATCCGGGGTTTCATGATTACGGGTATGGAATCGACGTTACCCAAGATGGCGGTTTTGTGGTAGCTGGCAGACAAGATACGTCAGGAAGTGCCAAGGTTTGGGTCGTGCGAACCAACTGTATGGGCTTGGTTACACCTATGCCACAAGCCTCTTTCTCATGGCAGGCGGATGCAATCAACCCCTTCTCACTTCAATTTACCAACCTCAGCCATTTTGTATATGCCGACAGTATAGACGGAGGCAAGTATATCTGGGATTGGGGAGATGGCAGCCCTCCTGTTACCTTCCCCTCAGAATCATTTCAGGAAGTGTTCCACAATTACCCTGCTCCCGGCAACTATACCGTTACGCTCACGGCAATAGTATGCCAGGACACTTCAATAGTGCAAGCCACTATAGAAACACTATCCGGCGCAGGCGGCACGGTAGGATTGCCCCCCGACCCACTAAAGGGCGAAAAATCCTTACAGGTTTACCCCAACCCCACCCAAAACACCCTCACCTTTCAACGGGCTTCAAAGGAGGCTGTCTAA
- a CDS encoding helix-turn-helix domain containing protein — protein MSKALYIPVKESFEEIRKLLRQSPAMIRLRLLMLIEMKKVGEKGITKQQLMERVGVWGQSINTWRKNYRTGGIEALLHNGRKGKTGRHSVFTQEEQDRIEEKLKDPNNGLAGYIELQQWVEQEFKKEVKYNTLLKYAGRKFGSKVKAARKSHVKKDAEAVVFFKNFSSKIAEIALSVPPCYDSINLYFQDESRFGLHTRHGRGLTAKGIQPVCNFQQVFQYTYLFGAFSPVTGISFSWKCLVAVQIPFRCFSMNFPFKLLLNTKSLF, from the coding sequence ATGTCAAAGGCACTATATATACCTGTAAAAGAGAGTTTTGAGGAAATAAGGAAACTACTTCGTCAGTCACCTGCGATGATTCGTTTACGGCTGTTGATGTTGATAGAGATGAAGAAGGTCGGAGAAAAAGGTATTACGAAGCAGCAGTTAATGGAACGAGTAGGGGTATGGGGTCAAAGTATTAACACATGGCGTAAAAATTATAGAACAGGGGGAATAGAAGCCTTGCTTCACAATGGCAGAAAAGGAAAAACAGGCAGACACTCGGTGTTTACGCAAGAAGAACAAGATAGAATAGAAGAGAAGTTAAAGGATCCCAATAATGGTTTGGCGGGGTATATAGAGTTGCAGCAATGGGTAGAGCAGGAATTTAAAAAGGAAGTTAAGTATAACACGCTACTAAAATATGCGGGCAGGAAATTTGGCAGCAAAGTGAAGGCAGCACGCAAAAGTCATGTGAAAAAGGATGCGGAGGCTGTAGTTTTTTTTAAAAACTTTAGTTCAAAAATAGCGGAAATAGCGTTGTCTGTTCCGCCATGCTATGACAGCATAAATTTATACTTTCAGGACGAGAGCCGCTTTGGTCTGCATACCAGGCACGGGAGGGGATTGACCGCCAAAGGCATACAGCCGGTTTGCAATTTCCAGCAGGTGTTTCAATACACTTATCTTTTCGGAGCATTTTCTCCCGTAACGGGGATCAGTTTCAGTTGGAAATGCCTTGTTGCAGTGCAAATACCTTTCAGGTGTTTCTCCATGAATTTTCCCTTCAAACTCCTGCTGAATACAAAATCATTGTTTTAG
- a CDS encoding transposase: MPENIFLVFLPPYSPELNPAEKIWHHIKRKFTNKHFTSLELISNFFTETINNITPDMVKSICSYQYICLNTFWAV; encoded by the coding sequence ATACCCGAAAATATTTTTCTTGTCTTTCTGCCTCCTTACAGTCCCGAACTCAATCCAGCTGAAAAAATATGGCACCACATCAAAAGAAAGTTCACCAACAAACACTTCACAAGCCTTGAACTAATCAGCAACTTCTTTACTGAAACAATAAATAACATTACACCGGATATGGTAAAATCTATCTGTAGTTACCAATATATCTGCTTAAATACCTTTTGGGCTGTTTAA
- a CDS encoding T9SS type A sorting domain-containing protein yields the protein MNGAGDLEIKLLSLTGQTVLQTTLPAGETDKTISVAHLQEGMYLYSVEQAGSVLARGKVAVVRK from the coding sequence GTGAACGGGGCAGGAGATTTGGAAATAAAACTCCTCTCCCTCACCGGTCAGACCGTGCTGCAAACCACCCTGCCTGCAGGCGAAACCGACAAAACCATTTCGGTAGCCCATTTGCAAGAGGGGATGTATTTGTATTCCGTTGAGCAGGCGGGCAGCGTTTTGGCACGGGGTAAGGTGGCGGTGGTTAGGAAGTGA
- a CDS encoding MGMT family protein, with product MSHEQSFFEQVYEVVKVIPYGRITTYGAIARCLGAGGSSRMVGWAMNNSHTLSTPIPAHRVVNRKGVLTGKLHFGSPDAMQQLLESEGIMVKDDCVQDFDRFFWDPAKELHL from the coding sequence ATGAGCCATGAACAATCATTTTTCGAACAAGTCTATGAGGTCGTAAAAGTCATTCCCTATGGAAGGATTACCACTTATGGAGCAATAGCACGATGTTTGGGGGCAGGCGGATCTTCGCGAATGGTGGGATGGGCAATGAACAATTCACACACACTTTCAACACCTATTCCGGCACATAGGGTGGTGAACAGAAAAGGTGTTTTGACCGGAAAACTTCACTTTGGTAGTCCCGATGCCATGCAACAGCTACTGGAAAGCGAAGGAATTATGGTAAAAGATGACTGTGTGCAAGATTTTGACCGTTTTTTTTGGGATCCCGCAAAAGAACTGCATCTATAA
- the recN gene encoding DNA repair protein RecN produces the protein MLQKLYVKNYALIDELELSLTDNLNIITGETGAGKSIILGALSLILGQRVNTAAINNNKEKCIVEGSFLIGPYRLQAFFEENELDYEDETIIRREILPSGKSRAFVNDMPVTLDILQSLCEQLVSLHAQHQTLQLYDTGYHLHIIDTLANHTTLLSQYAGLFKNYRSNLNSLQKLESEYERFQKDLDFTLFQLNELEDAKLHNLNEQEALEKELSRLNHAESIRQALLQSLFALDEQELSVMQQLRSVKSFLAEVARFTSSVETLLERMESVSIELQDICNELGILEGDIVMDPERAAEINDRLNVIYKLQKKHRLNTIAELIELQEELSRQVRTVEQSDEEIKTLKSEIAKEHAQLLHLSGQISQQRKQQLPVFEQQINSLLAEVGMPNALVKMKHSQTGLTLNGTDNVEVLFAANKGLPPSELRKVASGGELSRLMLCIQSLMADNTALPTLIFDEIDSGISGEVALKVGKVMQKLAKGHQVICITHLPQIASKGNAHYFVYKQTENDRTYTGIKLLKPEERVLEIAKMLSGDQPGQMAMANARELLEQ, from the coding sequence ATGCTTCAAAAACTGTATGTTAAAAACTATGCGCTGATTGACGAGCTGGAACTATCGCTGACTGATAACCTGAATATCATTACCGGTGAAACAGGTGCCGGAAAGTCTATCATTTTAGGAGCATTATCCCTCATTTTAGGACAAAGGGTTAACACAGCAGCTATTAACAACAACAAAGAAAAATGTATCGTAGAAGGCTCTTTCCTGATTGGGCCATACAGGTTACAGGCTTTTTTTGAAGAAAACGAGTTGGACTATGAAGACGAAACCATAATTCGACGCGAGATTTTGCCTTCGGGTAAATCAAGAGCTTTTGTAAATGACATGCCGGTTACCTTAGACATTCTGCAGTCTTTGTGCGAACAATTGGTGAGCCTTCATGCACAACATCAAACCCTGCAACTTTACGATACCGGTTATCATCTTCACATTATAGACACCCTGGCCAATCATACAACGTTGCTAAGCCAGTATGCCGGATTGTTTAAAAACTATCGCAGTAACCTAAATAGCCTGCAAAAGTTGGAAAGTGAGTATGAGCGCTTTCAAAAAGATCTGGACTTTACCCTGTTTCAGTTGAATGAACTTGAAGATGCAAAATTGCACAACCTGAACGAACAAGAGGCGTTGGAAAAAGAACTCAGCCGGCTCAATCACGCTGAATCCATCCGTCAAGCCTTACTTCAAAGTTTGTTTGCCCTTGACGAACAAGAGTTATCAGTCATGCAGCAACTGCGTTCAGTAAAATCATTCCTCGCCGAGGTCGCCCGTTTTACATCTTCAGTTGAAACATTGCTTGAACGGATGGAGAGTGTAAGCATAGAACTTCAGGATATTTGCAATGAACTCGGGATTTTGGAAGGGGATATTGTGATGGACCCCGAAAGAGCGGCAGAGATAAATGACCGGCTCAATGTGATTTACAAACTTCAGAAAAAACACCGGCTCAATACTATCGCCGAGTTAATCGAATTACAGGAAGAACTATCCCGGCAGGTCAGGACGGTCGAACAGTCGGATGAAGAAATAAAAACCCTGAAATCCGAAATAGCGAAAGAACATGCTCAACTTTTACATCTGTCGGGGCAGATTTCGCAACAACGCAAACAACAGCTCCCGGTGTTTGAGCAACAAATCAACAGTTTGCTTGCCGAAGTGGGGATGCCAAACGCATTGGTGAAAATGAAGCATAGTCAGACAGGGTTAACCTTAAATGGTACTGATAATGTGGAAGTGCTGTTTGCAGCCAACAAAGGGTTGCCTCCTTCAGAACTGAGAAAAGTAGCTTCGGGAGGTGAATTGTCGCGGTTAATGTTGTGTATCCAGTCGCTTATGGCCGATAACACCGCCCTGCCTACCCTTATTTTTGATGAAATAGATTCCGGTATTTCTGGCGAGGTGGCACTAAAAGTCGGCAAGGTGATGCAAAAACTCGCCAAGGGTCATCAGGTAATTTGCATCACGCACCTGCCACAAATTGCGAGCAAGGGAAATGCCCATTATTTTGTCTATAAACAAACGGAAAACGACCGTACCTATACAGGAATCAAATTATTGAAACCCGAAGAGCGTGTTTTAGAAATTGCCAAAATGCTCAGCGGCGACCAACCCGGCCAAATGGCAATGGCCAATGCACGGGAACTGCTTGAACAGTAA
- a CDS encoding FAD-dependent oxidoreductase yields MKKPTAPRTPLLRMIQKAFSIAIKSNKEPDLSVSEIVEKEREHAITRRRFLSTTAKGALVTSVLGLSSLQSTCKKDKQPARIVIVGAGMAGLRAANRFVKAGHVVEIYEASDRTGGRMFSAKNIMGNGLTTELGGEFIDTNHDDMLELAKEHDLTLLDMQLDNQLTKDAFFFNGIHYTVTQVIEAFKDIAVPMQKDIDALYADFDKAAATLDYISIEEYLDKIGAKGWLKSLLVEAYVTEFGLNADVQSCVSLLYLISTDTSKGHFNIFGESDERFKILGGNQTLVDILAQKVSGAIQVGHKLEAVYKTGNTYKLNFQKGGISTKEVTADFVLMTLPFTMLREVKLDASLNFPAEKTRAINELGYGANAKLMMGFNGRPWRDNGYTGYLFTDNGIQTGWDNSQLQQSTDGSGGYTTYSGGTNAWEVGKGTPEEQAAIYLPKLEQIFPGAQKMHNGKVKRFHWPTYPYTKGSYACYTVGQWVNIAGQEFPPVGNFYFAGEHCSEDFQGYMNGSAETGRIAADEIMTKLK; encoded by the coding sequence ATGAAAAAGCCAACTGCACCTCGTACCCCTTTGCTGCGCATGATTCAAAAAGCGTTTAGCATTGCTATCAAATCTAATAAAGAACCGGACTTAAGCGTTTCCGAAATAGTAGAAAAAGAGCGGGAACATGCCATCACCCGCCGCAGGTTTTTAAGTACCACCGCAAAAGGTGCATTGGTTACCAGCGTTTTAGGATTGTCGTCTCTTCAAAGTACTTGTAAGAAAGATAAACAGCCTGCACGAATCGTCATTGTTGGAGCAGGTATGGCCGGGTTGCGGGCAGCCAACAGGTTTGTAAAAGCAGGGCATGTTGTTGAAATTTACGAGGCTTCCGACAGAACCGGTGGTCGAATGTTTTCGGCTAAAAATATTATGGGAAACGGGCTAACAACCGAATTGGGTGGTGAATTTATTGACACCAACCACGATGATATGCTTGAGTTAGCAAAAGAACACGATCTGACCTTGCTCGATATGCAGTTGGATAACCAACTGACCAAGGATGCTTTCTTCTTCAATGGTATTCACTATACGGTAACTCAGGTAATTGAGGCGTTCAAAGATATTGCTGTTCCGATGCAAAAAGACATTGATGCTCTGTACGCTGATTTTGACAAGGCTGCCGCAACACTCGATTATATTTCGATTGAGGAGTATTTAGATAAAATCGGAGCAAAAGGTTGGCTAAAATCCCTGTTGGTAGAGGCCTATGTAACCGAGTTCGGTCTGAATGCCGATGTTCAGTCATGTGTTAGCCTGCTCTATCTTATTTCTACCGATACTTCAAAAGGGCATTTTAATATTTTTGGTGAAAGTGATGAGCGGTTCAAAATTTTAGGAGGCAACCAAACTTTGGTTGACATTTTGGCCCAAAAAGTAAGCGGTGCCATTCAGGTAGGACATAAATTAGAAGCCGTCTATAAAACCGGGAATACCTACAAACTTAATTTTCAAAAAGGCGGTATCTCGACTAAAGAAGTTACTGCCGATTTTGTTTTAATGACTCTTCCATTTACCATGCTTCGTGAAGTAAAATTGGATGCAAGCCTCAATTTCCCTGCAGAAAAAACAAGGGCCATCAACGAGTTGGGGTATGGGGCAAATGCCAAACTGATGATGGGCTTTAACGGCCGCCCCTGGCGGGACAACGGCTATACCGGCTACCTGTTTACCGACAACGGCATTCAAACCGGTTGGGACAATAGTCAGCTTCAGCAATCAACCGATGGATCGGGCGGATATACTACCTATTCGGGCGGAACAAATGCATGGGAAGTCGGCAAAGGCACACCCGAAGAACAAGCGGCTATTTATCTGCCTAAATTAGAGCAGATTTTCCCGGGCGCACAAAAAATGCACAATGGCAAGGTAAAACGTTTTCATTGGCCAACATATCCATATACCAAAGGCAGTTACGCCTGCTATACAGTCGGACAATGGGTAAATATTGCCGGACAAGAGTTTCCACCGGTCGGCAACTTCTATTTTGCAGGAGAACATTGCAGTGAAGATTTTCAAGGTTATATGAATGGTTCTGCTGAAACCGGCCGGATCGCAGCGGATGAAATCATGACGAAACTGAAATAA
- a CDS encoding TetR family transcriptional regulator has protein sequence MSRKDQIREIAQAMFREKGYAATSMRDLAAAVGIEAASLYNHIKSKEELLKEICYDSAEEFFTAINKVTHSTASADLRLTFAIQEHVKVVTNNLDGSAVFLHEWRFLTEPYLSEFKAKRKYYRLEFQQLIEQGIATGVFKPVDAKLYSLSILSALNWIYDWYKPDGELTPETLAAQFSYLILEGLNR, from the coding sequence GTGAGTCGGAAAGACCAAATCAGAGAGATTGCTCAGGCTATGTTCAGAGAAAAGGGGTATGCTGCTACCTCTATGCGCGATTTGGCGGCTGCGGTGGGAATTGAAGCAGCCAGTTTATACAACCATATTAAATCGAAGGAAGAACTGCTGAAGGAGATATGTTATGATAGCGCCGAAGAGTTTTTTACTGCCATCAACAAAGTAACCCACTCAACAGCAAGCGCTGATTTGCGCTTGACCTTCGCCATTCAGGAACACGTTAAAGTAGTGACCAATAACTTAGACGGATCGGCGGTTTTTCTGCACGAGTGGCGGTTTTTGACCGAACCCTACCTTTCGGAATTTAAAGCCAAACGGAAGTACTACCGCCTTGAGTTTCAACAGCTCATTGAACAAGGCATCGCAACAGGTGTTTTTAAACCGGTAGATGCAAAATTATACAGCCTCTCCATCCTATCTGCCCTGAACTGGATTTACGACTGGTACAAACCCGATGGGGAACTGACCCCCGAAACTTTGGCCGCACAGTTCAGCTACCTAATATTGGAAGGACTGAACAGGTAA
- a CDS encoding Fic family protein, with protein MQLDDNIQVQFDEIAKIQAVIESLRPFSPDAEARVMQKLRLDWNYHSNAIEGNTLTYGETLTFLRYGLTAKGKPLKDHLDIKGHNQAIEWLMQFVRNKETLTETDIRNLHCMVLVEPYQSEAETHNGQKTLKTITIGEYKKQPNHVRTTTGEIHYYAAPDEVAPRMFSLISWYRAENEKQTLHPIVIAAKFHHEFTAIHPFDDGNGRMARLLMNLILMQHHYPPIVIKQDKASRNQYYFALSQADAGDLSPLIVLLKEQLIHSLQIYIKAAKGESIEEPDDFEKDVALFKKEMDGLESVKPTRTLAIQVMVYEKTLAPLVTACFEKLNQLSDTFVTTFHYAIDNDSIQNQAVTVNFYKPLKDGKWQFKDEKARILADGCQNWLQWKLVTNKDDEECLSFGVFYQGFNKKDYQPFNINAQFFVRLGAMQYDIYFGLSREIGSIQYGGLQPYFTRYYDQNISTEEISTFAQTIGKETLSFIKQQLKQIP; from the coding sequence ATGCAATTAGATGATAATATACAAGTACAATTTGATGAGATAGCAAAGATTCAAGCCGTAATAGAGTCATTGCGCCCTTTTTCACCCGATGCCGAAGCACGGGTCATGCAAAAGTTGCGCTTAGATTGGAATTACCACTCCAACGCAATAGAGGGAAACACGCTGACTTATGGCGAAACCTTAACTTTCCTGCGATACGGACTCACCGCAAAAGGCAAACCGCTAAAAGACCATTTGGATATTAAGGGACATAACCAAGCCATTGAATGGCTCATGCAGTTTGTCAGGAATAAAGAAACCCTGACTGAAACCGATATTAGAAACTTGCATTGCATGGTCTTAGTCGAACCCTATCAATCGGAGGCGGAAACCCATAATGGACAAAAAACTCTAAAAACCATCACCATCGGAGAGTATAAAAAGCAACCCAACCATGTGCGCACTACAACCGGTGAAATTCATTACTACGCCGCTCCTGATGAAGTAGCTCCCCGAATGTTTAGTTTAATCAGTTGGTATCGTGCAGAAAACGAAAAACAAACGTTGCATCCAATTGTCATAGCGGCAAAGTTTCATCACGAGTTTACCGCAATTCACCCCTTCGATGACGGAAACGGCCGAATGGCGAGACTGTTGATGAATTTAATTCTGATGCAACATCACTATCCACCCATAGTGATTAAACAAGACAAAGCCTCCAGAAATCAATACTACTTTGCACTCAGCCAAGCCGATGCAGGAGATTTATCGCCTTTAATTGTGCTCTTAAAAGAACAACTAATTCACTCCTTACAAATTTATATTAAAGCCGCTAAAGGCGAAAGTATTGAAGAACCTGATGATTTTGAAAAGGATGTAGCACTTTTTAAAAAAGAAATGGATGGATTGGAATCCGTGAAACCCACTCGCACCCTTGCAATACAGGTAATGGTCTATGAAAAAACACTTGCTCCTTTAGTTACAGCTTGTTTTGAAAAGCTAAACCAACTTTCAGACACTTTTGTAACTACTTTCCACTACGCAATAGATAATGACTCAATTCAAAACCAAGCAGTTACAGTCAATTTTTATAAACCGCTTAAAGATGGAAAGTGGCAATTTAAGGATGAAAAAGCACGAATTCTTGCAGATGGCTGTCAGAATTGGCTGCAATGGAAGCTCGTCACAAATAAAGACGATGAAGAATGTCTCTCTTTTGGAGTTTTTTATCAAGGCTTTAACAAAAAAGACTATCAACCATTCAACATCAATGCCCAATTTTTTGTGCGTTTGGGAGCAATGCAGTACGACATTTATTTTGGATTGAGCAGAGAAATCGGCAGTATTCAATATGGTGGACTACAACCCTACTTTACCCGATACTACGACCAAAACATCAGTACCGAAGAAATCAGTACCTTTGCTCAAACAATCGGCAAAGAAACACTAAGTTTCATCAAACAACAGTTAAAACAAATACCCTAA